The Colletes latitarsis isolate SP2378_abdomen chromosome 1, iyColLati1, whole genome shotgun sequence genome has a segment encoding these proteins:
- the Gcn2 gene encoding eukaryotic translation initiation factor 2 alpha kinase Gcn2 isoform X3 has protein sequence MNERQVYRGKCMGHSTKGSVVYAGVDMTTGELFAITEWTFKINNTVDENNTQNITKQIGSLEQEINHLHKLHHPNLVHYLNMKYLEDGDAALIYVLQEFVIGTSCTFFLMENIPVDIDLLRYLANGILFALRFLHENNVVHKDLRDTSIYIDRTGTVKVSDYSLNKRLSDIYQTYTLVEPEQEFPSIQGRGGKKADIYRFGALMFSLLNGVIVSGDKIDPTAIIQPDLRDFLLKCLTNDERKRWSAEQLLQHTFIKAPLARALSPPKIPRRDEKKSHEPEETDTDIRQYVPPLGGHSRITNEFEVLEWLGKGAFGDVLKVKNKLDGGIYAIKRIELNPKNKQLNRKITREVKLLSRMNHENVVRYYNSWIESATITEEMGEEHITPTVKKRQDLFNHLITDDIEKLTPPLQEVEWNVSYKSRTNTTLPPDSDEDNSDASSDTDSDEDCAFLMRNLLTFDSSDGIEFERDSNWQEPESSTKEDDTEDTCLSKETTREIQFMYIQMEFCEKSTLRTAIDAGLYNDQERVWRLFREIVEGLAHIHQQGMIHRDLKPVNIFLDSNDHVKIGDFGLATTNILPSFVQTIETDKDSQVFEKGISFGTEEVGSLTGQVGTALYVAPELTTKAAKAIYNQKVDIYSLGIILFEMCHKPLTTGMERINILLNVRLKEIVLPPEMLQANMPLQIHILRWLLNHDPSQRPTAQELLSSEYLPPPRLEETELQEMIRRTLSNNQTKAYKYLISCCFTQEVTPADDITYDMNLPSRGHINFLSWKKYQEVVKYKVIEVFQRHGGVNLETPLLMPKSRQFCSFSDSYVNLMTRNGNIVCIPHDLRAPFARYIVWNNVVHIRRYAIERVFREKKVLGFHPRELYECAFDIISPTANNFLMEAELIYIVWEVINELPQLRERNFTIRLNHTSLLKAVLMYCGIDQEKYQDIYSILRDARDGKFSRFQIQTHLISLCLTDQAMETLFNLFETESSVAKIQSVLKTITRRKGDAAALAKEGLKEIEIVMKNIETLGVKWPVVVVPLLVHNINQHSGTIYQITCEVKRRRKKCGEEVIAAGGRYDKMLSSFRKILERTGMANKETKQYGVGISISLEKLASAVLETSESLENKFGIDVAISCLGNPHREKEMIDLLKEFWSSGLKVTILDLASVEEILEHCREHSINQVVILRAGEKGSVRIQSWERDRFQEKKIANQEVGEFLQRLDNSVPILNRAESKTMTNDNFLSNNNPVNININFILSERDKLSGSSRRSLKNSMLAQMSAYFQRIAHKIPIEIFAVFLEMSVIRTIISFLDIDEEDQNFLKSIQVIIDKHPRHKKYIKEICDEMRETRREKLHPVLILYSVIDSQYMSLL, from the exons ATGA ATGAACGACAAGTGTATAGAGGAAAATGTATGGGTCATAGTACTAAAGGGTCAGTTGTATATGCAGGCGTGGATATGACAACTGGTGAATTGTTTGCAATCACTGAATggacatttaaaataaataacactGTTGATGAAAATAATACGCAAAATATTACTAAACAAATAGGAAGTCTCGAACAAGAAATAAATCATTTACACAAATTACATCATCCAAACCTTGTGCACTATTTAAATATGAAGTATCTAGAAGATGGGGATGCTGCACTTATTTATGTTCTTCAAGAATTTGTG ATAGGTACTAGCTGCACCTTTTTCCTGATGGAAAATATTCCTGTGGACATTGACCTTCTTCGATATCTGGCAAATGGGATCCTCTTTGCTTTGAGGTTCCTTCATGAGAATAATGTTGTTCATAAAGACCTACGCGACACAAGTATCTACATTGATCGCACGGGAACAGTAAAAGTGTCGGATTATTCACTTAATAAACGTCTATCTGATATTTATCAAACATATACACTAGTCGAGCCTGAACAGGAGTTTCCCAGTATTCAAGGAAGAGGTGGGAAGAAAGCCGACATATACCGTTTTGGTGCTCTTATGTTTTCTTTATTGAACGGAGTTATTGTTTCTGGAGACAAAATCGATCCAACAGCGATAATTCAA CCTGATCTCCGGGATTTTTTGCTGAAGTGCCTTACCAATGATGAAAGAAAACGCTGGTCAGCTGAACAATTGTTACAGCACACTTTTATAAAAGCACCTCTAGCTCGTGCTCTGTCACCACCAAAAATACCACGTAGAGACGAAAAGAAAAGTCATGAGCCGGAGGAGACCGATACAGACATTCGGCAATACGTACCGCCTTTAGGTGGCCATTCAAGAATTACAAATGAGTTCGAAGTTCTTGAATGGCTTGGTAAAGGTGCCTTTGGCGAtgtccttaaagtgaaaaataaATTGGATGGTGGGATTTATGCTATTAAAAGAATAGAACTTAACCCGAAGAACAAACAACTCAACAGAAAAATTACCAGAGAGGTCAAATTGTTATCGCGCATGAATCATGAAAATGTAGTGCGGTATTATAATTCCTGGATAGAAAGTGCTACCATAACTGAGGAAATGGGAGAAGAGCATATAACACCCACAGTAAAAAAACGGCAGGATCTGTTTAAT CACTTGATTACGGATGATATTGAAAAATTGACACCTCCATTGCAAGAAGTTGAGTGGAACGTTTCATACAAATCTCGAACTAATACAACCCTTCCACCGGATAGTGATGAGGACAACAGCGATGCATCTAGTGACACCGACAGCGATGAAGATTGTGCGTTTTT AATGAGGAATCTTTTAACATTTGATTCTTCCGATGGTATAGAGTTTGAAAGGGATTCAAATTGGCAAGAGCCTGAATCAAGCACAAAAGAAGATGACACCGAAGATACGTGTTTGTCAAAGGAAACAACGAGAGAAATTCAATTCATGTACATTCAAATGGAATTCTGTGAAAAGAGTACTCTTCGTACAGCAATTGATGCAGGCCTTTACAATGATCAAGAAAGAGTGTGGAGATTGTTCCGCGAAATTGTTGAAGGTTTAGCGCATATTCATCAACAGGGAATGATACACAGGGACTTAAAACCGGTTAACATATTTTTAGACAGTAATGACCATGTAAAAATTGGAGATTTCGGTCTAGCAACTACAAACATACTTCCATCATTTGTGCAAACTATAGAAACTGATAAAGACtcgcaagttttcgaaaaag GAATCAGTTTTGGTACAGAGGAGGTGGGTTCTCTAACAGGACAAGTAGGCACAGCACTTTATGTAGCTCCTGAGCTTACAACGAAAGCTGCAAAAGCTATTTACAATCAAAAGGTTGACATTTACAGTCTTGgaataatattatttgaaatgtGTCACAAGCCACTAACAACAGGGATGGAACGAATTAACATTTTACTTAATGTACGATTAAAAGAAATTGTGCTTCCACCAGAAATGCTGCAGGCAAACATGCCattacaaattcatattttacg GTGGTTATTAAATCATGACCCCAGTCAACGACCTACAGCTCAAGAACTTTTGTCTTCAGAGTACCTACCACCTCCACGACTTGAAGAAACAGAATTGCAAGAAATGATTCGACGCACTCTTTCAAACAATCAAACCAAAGCATATAAATACTTAATTTCTTGTTGTTTTACGCAAGAAGTGACACCTGCAGACGATATTACTTATGATATGAATTTACCTAGTAGAGGGCACATTAATTTTTTGTCTTGGAAGAAATACCAAGAAGTGGTAAAGTACAAAGTGATCGAAGTTTTTCAAAGACACGGTGGTGTTAATCTTGAAACGCCGCTTTTGATGCCGAAGTCACGTCAGTTCTGTAGTTTTTCAGATTCTTATGTAAATTTAATGACTCGCAATGGAAACATTGTTTGTATCCCCCATGATTTACGAGCCCCGTTTGCAAGATACATTGTGTGGAATAATGTCGTGCATATTAGAAGATACGCTATTGAAAGAGTTTTCAGAGAAAAGAAG GTTCTAGGCTTTCATCCTAGAGAACTTTACGAATGCGCATTCGACATCATAAGCCCTACTGCCAATAATTTTTTGATGGAAGCTGAATTAATATATATTGTCTGGGAAGTAATTAACGAATTACCTCAATTACGAGAACGAAATTTCACTATTCGTCTCAACCATACATCTTTATTAAAAGCTGTGTTAATGTACTGTGGAATTGATCAAGAAAAATATCAAGACATTTATTCAATCCTTCGAGATGCACGTGACGGAAAATTTTCGAGGTTCCAAATTCAAACGCATTTAATAAGTTTATGTTTGACCGACCAAGCTATGGAGACATTATTCAATTTATTTGAGACTGAGAGTTCTGTTGCCAAGATTCAGAGTGTTTTAAAAACAATCACAAGGAGAAAGGGAGATGCTGCTGCGTTAGCTAAAGAAGGCTTAAAAGAAATCGAAATTGTAATGAAGAATATTGAAACGTTAGGTGTGAAG TGGCCAGTAGTTGTGGTACCTCTTCTAGTGCATAATATAAACCAACACAGTGGTACAATTTATCAAATAACTTGTGAAGTGAAACGCCGTAGAAAAAAATGTGGTGAAGAGGTAATTGCAGCTGGAGGTCGTTACGACAAAATGCTGTCGTCTTTCAGAAAGATACTTGAACGTACAGGAATGGCCAACAAAGAAACCAAGCAATACGGCGTTGGTATCAGTATTTCACTAGAAAAACTTGCTTCTGCTGTCTTAGAAACATCAGAATCATTAGAAAATAAATTCGGCATTGATGTTGCCATTTCTTGCTTGGGCAATCCTCATCGCGAAAAAGAGATGATTGATCTTTTGAAAGAATTTTGGAGTTCAGGTTTGAAAGTTACGATCCTGGATTTGGCATCCGTTGAAGAAATTCTCGAACATTGCCGAGAACATTCGATCAATCAAGTTGTCATTTTAAGAGCTGGAGAAAAAGGGAGTGTCAGAATTCAGAGTTGGGAACGCGATAGATTTCAAGAAAAGAAGATAGCTAACCAAGAAGTTGGAGAATTTCTCCAAAGACTTGACAATTCCGTACCAATTTTAAACAGAGCTGAGAGTAAAACAATGACAAACGATAATTTCTTAAGTAACAATAATCCAGTTAACATTAATATTAACTTTATTTTGTCCGAAAGAGACAAACTTTCGGGTAGTTCAAGAAGAAGCTTAAAAAATTCTATGCTTGCACAAATGTCTGCATATTTTCAGAGAATTGCGCATAAAATTCCAATTGAAATTTTTGCAGTCTTCTTAGAAATGAGCGTAATCAGAACGATCATAAGTTTTTTGGATATTGACGAAGAGGATCAAAATTTTCTTAAAAGCATACAGGTCATTATTGACAA GCATCCAAGACATAAGAAGTATATAAAGGAAATATGTGACGAAATGCGGGAGACAAGAAGAGAAAAACTTCATCCTGTACTGATACTCTACAGTGTAATCGATAGTCAATACATGTCTCTATTATGA